Proteins encoded within one genomic window of Bacteroides sedimenti:
- the xerD gene encoding site-specific tyrosine recombinase XerD: MKLNEKRDNKDKNKLLIKKYKQYLLLEKSLTPNTLDAYLTDLDKLLSYLLLENIDLFETTLDDLQNFVAGLHDIGIHPRSQARIISGIKSFYRFLIMDDYIQIDPTELLEAPKIGFKLPDILTVDEINSLINNIDVSKKEGQRNRAILETLYSCGLRVSELTNLKLSELYFDEGFIKVEGKGRKQRLVPISPHAISEINDYLPYRNQVEAKKNFEDFLFLSRRGTNLSRIMVFHIIKEQTELVGIKKNVSPHTFRHSFATHLLEGGANLRAIQCMLGHESITTTEIYAHIDRNMLRSEIIDHHPRNIRYHKIKEKEAQASNNKDYLLKNELKNTINS, from the coding sequence ATGAAATTAAACGAAAAAAGGGACAATAAGGATAAAAACAAACTGTTAATCAAGAAATATAAACAATATTTACTTCTTGAAAAGTCGCTGACACCAAACACGTTGGATGCATACCTGACTGATCTTGACAAGCTTCTTAGTTACCTCTTACTGGAAAACATAGACTTGTTCGAAACCACGCTCGACGATCTTCAGAATTTTGTTGCCGGATTACATGACATCGGAATCCATCCACGATCTCAAGCCCGAATCATTTCGGGCATAAAGTCTTTCTACCGGTTCCTAATTATGGATGACTACATACAAATAGACCCTACAGAGCTTCTAGAAGCGCCTAAAATAGGATTTAAGCTACCCGATATACTGACAGTAGATGAAATTAATTCTCTGATTAACAATATTGATGTCAGCAAAAAGGAGGGACAGCGAAACAGGGCTATCCTTGAGACACTTTACAGTTGCGGACTTCGGGTTTCAGAACTCACCAATCTAAAGTTGTCAGAGCTCTATTTCGATGAAGGATTTATAAAAGTTGAAGGAAAAGGTCGAAAACAACGGCTTGTCCCCATCTCTCCCCATGCCATAAGTGAAATTAATGATTACCTACCCTACCGAAACCAGGTTGAAGCGAAAAAGAACTTTGAAGATTTTCTCTTCTTAAGTCGCAGAGGCACAAATCTCTCCCGCATCATGGTATTTCATATCATCAAAGAACAGACTGAGCTGGTTGGCATAAAGAAGAATGTGAGTCCGCACACCTTCCGTCATTCTTTTGCCACGCATCTGCTCGAAGGAGGAGCCAACCTCAGGGCCATACAATGTATGCTGGGACATGAATCAATCACAACCACCGAAATATATGCTCATATTGATCGCAATATGCTTAGAAGTGAGATCATTGACCATCATCCACGCAACATCAGATATCATAAAATCAAGGAAAAAGAAGCACAAGCATCGAACAACAAAGATTATTTACTAAAAAACGAACTAAAAAACACCATTAATTCTTAG
- a CDS encoding TlpA disulfide reductase family protein, translating to MKKITSAVLMILVLISCSGNKKRIVIEGEIDGMKNDTILAFGAENKGDALDTIYAKDGKFTYSAPLDTFTTIRLLFKNMQECVVFANKGEKIKISGDISNTDILQVNGNDLNEEMNSFKKSIADISKSTSQLKKELYTSYISGNQNKYNELTESSVLIKANNEIKDKAEAFIREHNSSLVSSYLLDRYFVQQPNPDTKKIKELVAVLSGSAKETPFIQQLIKMMNAEKIVNIGNQAPYFYLPGNNNNYVNLANYRNRYLLINFWASWSNPSRKANATINSIYKRFGKNHFSILNISIDADKKSWTDAIKRDSLAGEHASDLNGWNSPVVQNYGVEAVPSNVLIDPQGRIMARNLEEKELITKLQELFIENKTPN from the coding sequence ATGAAAAAGATAACTTCTGCGGTATTAATGATTCTAGTTTTAATAAGCTGTTCCGGTAACAAGAAACGAATTGTGATCGAAGGTGAAATTGATGGAATGAAAAACGATACCATCCTAGCATTTGGAGCTGAAAACAAGGGAGACGCATTAGATACCATATATGCAAAAGACGGAAAATTCACCTACTCAGCACCGCTTGATACTTTTACCACTATCAGATTATTGTTTAAAAATATGCAAGAATGCGTGGTATTCGCAAATAAAGGAGAAAAGATTAAAATCAGTGGAGATATTTCTAACACAGATATCCTCCAAGTGAATGGAAACGACTTAAATGAAGAGATGAATAGCTTTAAGAAAAGCATTGCCGACATTTCCAAATCAACCAGTCAATTAAAGAAAGAGTTATATACGTCTTATATTTCAGGAAACCAAAACAAGTATAATGAGCTAACCGAATCGTCCGTTTTGATAAAAGCAAACAACGAAATCAAAGATAAAGCCGAAGCATTTATCCGCGAACACAACTCGTCACTGGTCAGCAGCTATCTTCTAGACAGATATTTTGTGCAACAACCAAATCCGGATACAAAAAAGATTAAAGAGCTGGTTGCAGTACTAAGCGGGAGTGCAAAAGAGACTCCCTTTATACAGCAGCTCATTAAAATGATGAATGCTGAAAAAATTGTCAACATTGGTAATCAGGCACCCTATTTTTATCTTCCCGGCAACAATAATAATTATGTAAACTTAGCCAATTACCGGAACAGATATTTGTTGATCAACTTCTGGGCATCATGGAGTAATCCTTCAAGAAAAGCAAATGCTACAATCAATTCAATTTATAAACGCTTTGGGAAAAACCATTTTTCAATTCTAAACATCTCTATTGATGCCGACAAAAAAAGCTGGACAGATGCTATTAAAAGAGATTCTCTAGCGGGTGAACATGCATCCGACCTTAATGGATGGAACTCTCCCGTAGTTCAGAATTACGGAGTGGAAGCTGTTCCATCAAACGTACTGATTGATCCTCAGGGACGTATCATGGCACGTAATCTGGAAGAAAAAGAGCTAATAACTAAATTACAGGAACTATTCATCGAAAATAAAACACCAAACTGA
- a CDS encoding YifB family Mg chelatase-like AAA ATPase — protein MLVKVFGAAVQGIDATLITIEVNSTRGCMFHLVGLPDSAVKESHERILSALQVNGYKFPTSQIVINMAPADIRKEGSAYDLPLAIGMMAAKENVSSEKLDKYIIMGELSLDGSLQAIKGALPIAIKAREEGYEGLILPRQNAREAAVVNNLKVYGANNIKEVIEFFNGEKELEQTTVNTREEFYAQQASFEFDFSDVKGQENVKRALEVAAAGGHNLLMIGAPGSGKSMMAKRLPSILPPLSLGESLETTKIHSVAGKLGKDSSLIARRPFRSPHHTISQVAMVGGGTYPQPGEISLAHNGLLFLDELPEFNRSVLEVLRQPLEDRRISVSRAKYTIDYPAGFMMIASMNPCPCGYYNHPTKACVCNAGQVQKYLNRISGPLLDRIDIQIEIVPVPFEKMADRRLSESSTDIRNRVIKARQAQEERYANHPGIYCNAQMTTRLLHAYAEPDTSGLNLLRNAMSRLNLSARAYDRILKVSRTIADLEGSKRVQSAHLAEAISYRNLDRESWAG, from the coding sequence ATGCTTGTAAAGGTATTCGGAGCAGCCGTTCAGGGGATTGATGCTACCCTGATTACTATCGAAGTGAACAGCACCAGAGGATGCATGTTTCATCTTGTCGGGCTACCCGACTCTGCCGTAAAAGAGAGTCACGAACGTATTTTATCTGCTTTGCAGGTAAATGGATACAAATTTCCTACTTCACAGATTGTGATTAATATGGCGCCAGCCGATATCCGGAAAGAAGGTTCGGCCTACGACCTGCCTCTTGCCATTGGAATGATGGCCGCCAAAGAGAATGTTTCTTCCGAAAAACTTGATAAATACATCATTATGGGCGAGCTGAGCCTGGATGGGAGTCTGCAAGCTATCAAAGGGGCATTGCCTATCGCCATCAAAGCTCGTGAAGAAGGTTACGAGGGACTGATTCTTCCCCGACAGAATGCCCGCGAAGCCGCGGTTGTGAACAACCTAAAGGTATACGGAGCAAATAATATAAAAGAAGTAATCGAGTTCTTCAACGGAGAAAAAGAACTGGAACAAACAACCGTCAACACCCGGGAGGAGTTTTACGCTCAGCAGGCCTCTTTTGAATTCGATTTTTCGGATGTCAAAGGACAGGAAAATGTGAAACGCGCGCTCGAAGTAGCTGCCGCAGGGGGGCATAATTTACTTATGATTGGTGCACCGGGGAGCGGAAAATCGATGATGGCCAAACGCCTTCCTTCCATCCTTCCGCCGCTCTCATTGGGCGAGAGCTTGGAGACAACAAAGATTCATTCAGTTGCAGGTAAATTAGGAAAAGATAGTTCATTGATAGCACGCCGTCCTTTTCGAAGCCCTCACCATACTATTTCGCAAGTGGCCATGGTTGGCGGCGGAACATACCCACAACCGGGCGAAATCAGCCTTGCGCACAACGGCTTGCTCTTCCTTGACGAGCTGCCTGAATTTAACCGAAGTGTACTAGAAGTGCTCAGACAACCATTGGAAGACCGAAGGATTTCGGTTTCTCGTGCCAAATACACCATCGACTATCCAGCCGGTTTCATGATGATAGCCTCTATGAATCCCTGTCCTTGCGGATACTATAACCACCCAACCAAAGCATGTGTATGCAATGCGGGGCAGGTACAGAAATATCTGAACCGAATCTCCGGGCCATTGCTGGATAGAATCGACATACAGATAGAGATAGTTCCTGTACCTTTTGAAAAGATGGCTGACAGAAGGCTATCAGAGTCGAGTACAGACATCCGCAACCGTGTTATCAAAGCACGGCAGGCACAGGAAGAGCGATATGCAAACCATCCGGGTATTTACTGCAATGCCCAGATGACCACCAGATTGCTGCATGCTTATGCCGAGCCAGACACAAGCGGACTGAATCTCTTGAGAAACGCCATGAGTAGGCTGAATCTTTCCGCCAGGGCATACGACCGTATCCTGAAAGTTTCCCGAACCATTGCCGATCTGGAAGGGAGTAAGCGGGTACAATCTGCTCATCTTGCGGAAGCCATCAGCTACCGCAACCTCGACCGGGAGAGCTGGGCAGGTTAA
- a CDS encoding radical SAM-associated putative lipoprotein, with the protein MKNYIGKESMNFFFVGLFVFAGLSLSSCNNEDDVENYAEHTLKGVVQDQSGVAIPAVQVIVKSNQAGWKNDTLITNSEGAFAKKYKISGNADVDYNIFFNDIDGESNGSYKTDSVKVSFTKAELKDGNGSFLGSAEKEANIKLTPAE; encoded by the coding sequence ATGAAAAATTATATAGGGAAAGAAAGTATGAATTTTTTCTTCGTAGGATTATTTGTTTTCGCAGGTTTGAGTTTGTCATCGTGTAATAATGAAGATGATGTAGAAAATTATGCTGAGCATACGCTTAAAGGGGTTGTACAGGACCAGAGCGGTGTTGCTATTCCCGCTGTTCAGGTAATTGTAAAATCCAATCAGGCAGGTTGGAAGAATGATACGTTAATAACAAACAGTGAAGGTGCATTTGCAAAGAAATATAAGATTAGTGGGAATGCAGATGTAGATTATAATATTTTCTTTAATGATATTGATGGGGAAAGTAATGGATCTTATAAGACCGACTCGGTAAAAGTATCTTTTACAAAAGCTGAACTGAAAGATGGTAATGGTTCTTTCCTTGGTTCTGCAGAGAAAGAAGCGAATATAAAATTAACACCAGCAGAATAA
- a CDS encoding acetate--CoA ligase family protein, which yields MITQELLRPRSIVVVGASNNVHKPGGAILKNLISGGYQGELRAVNPKEKEVQGVVSYEDVSGIPETDLAILAIPASMCPLAVEILARDKQVRAFIILSAGFGEETHEGGELENAILETVNKYGASLIGPNCIGLLNMWHHSVFTKPIPLLNPKGVDLISSSGATAVFILESAVAKGLQFNSVWSVGNAKQIGVEDVLQYMDETFYPETDSKIKLIYIESIKDPDRLLFHASSLISKGCRIAAIKSGSSESGSRAASSHTGAIASPDSAVEALFRKAGIVRCYSREELTTVGCIFTLPALKGKNFAIVTHAGGPGVMLTDALSKGGLSVPRLEGPVAEELKSKLFPGASVGNPIDILATGTPEHLGIAIDYCENRFEEIDAILAIFGTPGLVTMFEAYEVLHQKMLTCKKPVFPVLPSLHTAGKEVDAFLKKGHVNFADEVTLGTALTRIMNVPKPAVKEIELFGVDIPRIRRIIDSIPDNGYIKPCYVQDLLRSAGIPVVEEFVSADKEELLAFTQRCGFPVVAKVVGPVHKSDIGGVALNVKSAQHLALEFDRMIKLPDVTAVMVQPMLKGTELFIGAKYEEKFGHVVLCGLGGIFVEVLKDVSSGLAPLSYEEAYSMIHSLKAYKIIQGTRGQKGVNEDKFAEIIVRLSTLLRFATEIKEMDINPLLATDKDVIAVDARIRIEK from the coding sequence ATGATAACACAGGAATTATTGCGCCCCCGTAGCATCGTGGTAGTGGGGGCATCAAATAATGTGCATAAACCGGGAGGGGCTATTCTGAAAAACCTTATCTCCGGTGGATATCAGGGAGAACTCAGAGCAGTAAACCCAAAAGAGAAAGAGGTTCAAGGAGTTGTCTCTTACGAAGATGTTTCGGGCATACCGGAAACTGATTTGGCTATTCTGGCTATTCCGGCAAGTATGTGTCCGTTGGCTGTTGAGATTCTGGCACGCGATAAACAGGTAAGAGCATTCATTATTCTGTCTGCCGGCTTCGGGGAGGAGACTCACGAAGGGGGAGAACTGGAGAACGCGATTCTGGAGACTGTGAACAAGTACGGGGCATCGTTAATCGGGCCCAATTGCATTGGACTCCTGAATATGTGGCATCACAGTGTCTTTACCAAACCAATCCCCTTGCTCAATCCAAAAGGTGTGGATTTGATTTCCAGTTCCGGTGCTACGGCGGTTTTCATTCTGGAGAGTGCGGTGGCCAAAGGACTTCAGTTCAACTCAGTGTGGTCGGTGGGCAACGCCAAACAAATAGGGGTGGAGGATGTACTTCAGTACATGGACGAAACCTTTTATCCGGAAACCGACTCGAAGATTAAACTGATTTATATAGAAAGTATCAAGGATCCCGACCGGCTGCTCTTTCATGCCTCTTCGCTCATCAGCAAGGGATGCCGGATTGCCGCCATTAAATCGGGAAGTTCGGAGAGCGGAAGCCGTGCAGCCTCTTCACATACGGGAGCCATTGCCAGTCCCGATTCGGCTGTGGAGGCGCTGTTCAGAAAAGCCGGAATTGTGCGCTGCTACTCCCGTGAAGAGTTGACCACGGTAGGTTGCATCTTTACGCTTCCAGCTCTGAAAGGAAAGAATTTTGCTATTGTGACGCATGCCGGCGGACCGGGTGTAATGCTTACCGATGCCTTGTCCAAGGGCGGATTAAGCGTTCCCAGGCTGGAAGGACCTGTGGCTGAAGAGCTCAAAAGTAAACTGTTTCCCGGAGCATCTGTTGGAAACCCAATTGACATACTTGCAACTGGTACCCCCGAACATCTGGGAATTGCCATTGATTACTGTGAAAACCGGTTTGAAGAGATTGATGCCATACTGGCAATCTTCGGGACACCTGGACTGGTGACCATGTTTGAAGCTTACGAAGTGCTTCACCAGAAGATGCTTACCTGTAAAAAACCAGTATTCCCTGTTCTTCCTTCGTTACATACCGCCGGAAAAGAGGTTGATGCCTTCCTGAAAAAAGGGCATGTAAACTTTGCAGACGAGGTGACACTGGGAACAGCCTTGACACGAATCATGAATGTGCCCAAACCTGCTGTTAAAGAGATTGAACTTTTTGGGGTTGACATCCCCCGTATCCGAAGAATTATAGATTCTATCCCTGACAACGGATATATCAAACCATGTTATGTGCAGGATCTGTTACGCTCTGCCGGTATTCCTGTGGTAGAGGAGTTTGTTTCCGCCGATAAGGAAGAGTTGCTTGCGTTTACACAGAGATGTGGTTTCCCGGTGGTAGCCAAGGTAGTAGGACCGGTGCATAAGTCGGATATAGGTGGGGTCGCATTGAATGTGAAGTCTGCACAACACCTTGCTTTGGAGTTCGATCGCATGATTAAGCTACCGGATGTGACTGCCGTAATGGTACAGCCCATGCTTAAAGGTACAGAGCTGTTTATAGGAGCAAAATACGAGGAGAAGTTTGGTCATGTGGTTCTTTGCGGATTAGGAGGCATTTTTGTAGAAGTACTTAAAGATGTCTCATCCGGTCTGGCTCCGCTCTCCTACGAAGAGGCTTATTCGATGATTCATTCATTGAAGGCCTATAAAATTATTCAAGGAACTCGCGGTCAGAAGGGAGTCAATGAAGACAAGTTTGCCGAAATTATCGTCCGTTTATCTACGTTACTTCGATTTGCCACCGAGATAAAGGAAATGGATATTAACCCATTACTAGCCACAGATAAGGATGTCATTGCAGTGGATGCCCGTATTCGGATTGAGAAATAG
- the metG gene encoding methionine--tRNA ligase: MEKKYKRTTVTSALPYANGPVHIGHLAGVYVPADIYVRYLRLKKEDVLFIGGSDEHGVPITIRAKKEGVTPQDVVDKYHGIIKKSFEDFGITFDVYSRTSSPTHHQVAADFFKKLYDKGEFIEKTSEQYYDEEAKQFLADRYITGTCPHCGNENAYGDQCEACGTSLNPTDLINPKSAISGSQPVMRETKHWYLPLDKHEAWLREWILEGHKEWKPNVYGQCKSWLDMGLQPRAVSRDLDWGIPVPVEGAEGKVLYVWFDAPIGYISNTKELLPDSWETWWKDSETRLLHFIGKDNIVFHCIVFPAMLKADGSYILPENVPANEFLNLEGDKISTSRNWAVWLHEYLVDFPGKQDVLRYVLTANAPETKDNDFTWKDFQARNNNELVAVFGNFVNRALVLTEKYFGAQVPEAGELTEYDKQTLADFENVKKDVEHYLDTFKFREAQKEAMNLARIGNKYLADTEPWKLAKTDLSRVATILNISLQLAANLAIAFEPFLPFSSKKLREMLNMTSFDWANLGRTDLLEAGHKLNKAELLFEKIEDNVIEAQVQKLLDTKKANEEANYKANPIRENIEFDDFMKLDIRVGTVLECQKVPKADKLLQFKIDDGLECRTIVSGIAKHYAPEELIGKQVCFIANLAPRKLKGIVSEGMILSAENNDGSLAVIMPGKEVKPGSEVK, translated from the coding sequence ATGGAAAAAAAATATAAAAGAACCACGGTGACCTCGGCGTTACCTTATGCAAACGGACCGGTTCACATCGGACACCTGGCAGGTGTATATGTTCCTGCCGACATATATGTACGTTACCTTCGCCTGAAAAAAGAGGATGTACTCTTTATCGGCGGTTCCGACGAACATGGTGTACCCATCACCATCCGCGCAAAGAAAGAGGGCGTTACGCCTCAGGACGTAGTAGACAAGTATCACGGAATCATTAAGAAATCGTTCGAGGATTTCGGCATTACTTTCGATGTTTACTCACGCACCTCCTCACCGACACACCACCAAGTGGCTGCCGATTTCTTTAAAAAGCTGTATGATAAAGGAGAGTTCATTGAGAAAACTTCCGAACAATATTACGACGAAGAAGCAAAGCAATTCCTGGCCGACCGTTACATCACCGGAACTTGCCCTCATTGCGGTAACGAAAATGCATACGGTGACCAATGTGAGGCATGCGGAACATCACTGAACCCTACCGACCTAATCAATCCGAAATCGGCCATCAGCGGAAGTCAGCCGGTAATGCGCGAAACAAAGCACTGGTACCTGCCACTAGACAAACACGAAGCATGGCTTCGCGAATGGATTCTCGAAGGACATAAAGAGTGGAAGCCGAATGTGTACGGACAATGCAAGTCTTGGTTGGACATGGGTCTTCAGCCTCGTGCGGTAAGCCGTGACTTAGACTGGGGTATTCCTGTTCCGGTGGAAGGCGCCGAAGGAAAAGTGCTCTACGTATGGTTTGACGCTCCCATCGGCTATATATCAAACACAAAAGAGTTGTTGCCCGATTCATGGGAAACCTGGTGGAAAGACTCCGAGACACGCCTGCTGCACTTTATCGGCAAGGACAACATCGTGTTCCACTGCATCGTGTTCCCGGCCATGCTGAAGGCAGACGGAAGCTATATCCTTCCTGAGAATGTTCCAGCCAATGAGTTTCTCAACCTGGAAGGAGACAAGATTTCAACTTCCCGTAACTGGGCGGTTTGGTTGCACGAATACTTGGTCGACTTCCCCGGCAAACAAGATGTGCTTCGCTATGTGCTGACAGCCAACGCTCCTGAGACTAAAGACAACGACTTTACCTGGAAGGATTTCCAGGCACGCAATAACAACGAGCTGGTAGCCGTATTTGGAAACTTCGTGAACCGCGCTCTGGTGCTGACCGAGAAATATTTCGGCGCTCAGGTTCCTGAAGCCGGCGAGCTGACCGAGTACGACAAGCAGACTCTGGCCGACTTCGAAAACGTGAAGAAAGATGTGGAACACTATCTGGACACATTCAAGTTCCGCGAAGCTCAGAAAGAGGCTATGAACCTGGCTCGTATCGGAAACAAGTACTTGGCCGATACAGAACCATGGAAGCTTGCCAAGACAGACCTTTCACGTGTGGCAACTATCCTGAACATCAGTCTGCAGTTGGCAGCCAACCTAGCTATTGCCTTCGAACCATTCCTGCCTTTCAGCTCTAAGAAACTGAGAGAGATGCTTAATATGACCAGCTTCGACTGGGCTAACCTGGGACGCACCGACCTGCTGGAAGCCGGTCATAAGCTGAACAAGGCCGAACTGCTCTTCGAAAAAATAGAAGACAACGTGATTGAAGCACAAGTACAAAAGCTTCTCGATACAAAGAAAGCCAACGAAGAGGCAAATTATAAGGCAAACCCAATCCGCGAGAACATTGAATTCGACGATTTCATGAAGCTGGATATCCGGGTGGGAACCGTTCTGGAATGCCAGAAGGTGCCCAAAGCCGACAAACTTCTACAATTCAAGATTGACGATGGTCTGGAATGCCGCACCATCGTATCGGGTATTGCAAAACACTACGCTCCCGAAGAGTTGATTGGCAAGCAGGTATGCTTCATCGCCAACCTGGCTCCTCGCAAACTCAAAGGCATTGTTTCGGAAGGTATGATTCTTTCCGCAGAAAACAATGACGGCAGTTTGGCTGTAATTATGCCGGGCAAGGAAGTAAAACCGGGTAGCGAAGTGAAATAA
- a CDS encoding lipopolysaccharide biosynthesis protein → MAKTLKEKTVGALFWNAIDRVGQQVILFIIGIKIARILSPDDYALVGMLAIFMALANIVIESGFSAALIRKKDATEKDYSSVFYFNLGASILAYLVLFVCAPYIAEFYNQPSLTLIARIVFLALPINSLSLIQTTILTKQINFKKLTKVNFISLIVSSLLALYMAYAGYGVWTLVMQPVSLAVVRTILLWIMSSWRPVREFSLLSIKDLFAFASNLMLSSIINTGFQNAYSVFIGKIYPLQQLGYYSQANKMCDMGVSTIYGSIQNATFPIFSSIQDEKERLLRAYRKTIRLTSFLTFPAMTGLILVSEPFIRVALTDKWAFSVPFLQLLCLGGIFNILATINGNFLKVNGRSDIILKLDISKIAITAIALFCTLHQSVLVMVAGLVVTRIVVYLANIVMVHKYCNYSMQSQLKDIMPYLLISSALYACFYPLGLFISDLKLLLFVQIALYATAYIFINKWLGSKIFDEIMSLFFKKGARDGK, encoded by the coding sequence ATGGCAAAAACACTAAAGGAGAAAACTGTCGGGGCACTATTCTGGAATGCGATTGATAGAGTTGGTCAGCAAGTCATTCTCTTTATTATCGGGATAAAGATAGCGCGAATTCTTAGCCCTGACGACTATGCCTTGGTGGGTATGCTTGCGATATTCATGGCTTTAGCAAACATTGTGATTGAGAGTGGCTTTTCGGCCGCTCTCATTCGTAAAAAAGATGCCACAGAGAAAGATTACAGCTCGGTTTTCTATTTTAATCTGGGAGCCAGCATTCTTGCTTATCTGGTCTTATTTGTTTGTGCGCCGTATATTGCAGAGTTCTATAACCAGCCGTCTCTCACGCTGATTGCCAGAATAGTGTTTCTTGCCCTTCCAATCAATTCGCTCAGCCTCATCCAAACCACTATATTAACGAAGCAAATCAATTTCAAGAAGCTCACCAAAGTAAACTTCATCTCTTTGATAGTTTCAAGTTTGCTTGCCCTGTATATGGCATACGCCGGATATGGTGTGTGGACATTGGTTATGCAACCCGTTTCTCTGGCAGTTGTCCGCACTATCCTCCTTTGGATTATGAGTAGCTGGCGTCCTGTAAGGGAGTTTAGCCTTCTCTCTATAAAAGATCTGTTTGCTTTTGCTTCCAACCTGATGTTGTCCAGCATTATCAACACAGGTTTCCAGAATGCCTATTCTGTTTTTATCGGGAAAATATATCCGCTTCAACAACTCGGTTACTATAGCCAGGCCAATAAAATGTGCGACATGGGGGTCAGCACCATTTATGGGAGTATTCAGAATGCCACTTTCCCCATCTTTTCGTCAATACAGGATGAGAAAGAACGTCTGTTGCGTGCTTATCGAAAAACCATCAGGCTCACCTCTTTCCTAACCTTTCCGGCAATGACAGGGCTGATATTAGTGAGTGAACCATTTATACGGGTTGCATTGACAGACAAATGGGCCTTTTCGGTTCCTTTTCTACAACTGCTATGTCTAGGCGGAATCTTTAATATCCTGGCCACAATCAACGGAAACTTTCTGAAGGTCAACGGCCGTTCGGACATAATCCTAAAGCTCGACATTTCGAAAATTGCAATAACCGCAATAGCCTTATTTTGCACACTTCATCAAAGTGTACTGGTTATGGTAGCAGGTCTTGTTGTGACACGAATCGTAGTTTACCTGGCAAACATCGTCATGGTACATAAATACTGTAATTACTCCATGCAATCACAGCTGAAAGATATTATGCCCTATCTGCTAATCTCTTCAGCGCTTTATGCATGTTTTTATCCTCTTGGTTTATTTATATCCGACCTCAAGTTGCTTTTGTTTGTACAGATTGCACTTTATGCCACGGCATATATCTTTATTAATAAATGGCTGGGGTCTAAAATATTTGATGAAATAATGTCTTTGTTCTTTAAGAAAGGAGCAAGAGACGGAAAATAA
- a CDS encoding glycosyltransferase has product MNEKIKVSVIVLAYNRENFITNALDSIVKQKVDFPFEVVVGEDCSTDNTARICMEYQEKYPDIVKVTRNKENLGLLDNFVSAYNRCKGEYIAICDADDFWINKHKLQIQADFLDQNKEYSACFHRALNYYQDDGSKSISNGLHQKKRNTVLDIINSNPVTFSTSMFRRGLFGEFPSWFNQVKSNDFAVNVLNAEHGDFYFMNKIMTVYRRHRESVWGMSTFEKQALISVRSRQILIEHYRGRNKDIYNKLVATYTNGCIRLAQHYQSVGNTEKLHEMEELVLKANPSFTIEQVKEMEKVRRKTAKERITQQIFRLVKATRREISKLIPLPKI; this is encoded by the coding sequence ATGAATGAGAAGATTAAAGTCAGCGTAATAGTTCTTGCTTACAATCGCGAGAATTTCATTACCAATGCACTAGACAGCATAGTAAAGCAAAAGGTTGATTTCCCTTTTGAGGTGGTAGTCGGAGAAGATTGCAGCACAGACAATACAGCACGCATCTGCATGGAATATCAGGAGAAATATCCTGATATCGTCAAAGTAACCAGGAACAAGGAGAATCTTGGACTACTTGATAACTTTGTAAGCGCTTACAACCGGTGTAAGGGAGAGTACATAGCCATTTGTGATGCAGACGACTTTTGGATTAACAAGCATAAGCTGCAGATTCAAGCCGATTTTCTTGACCAGAATAAAGAATACTCAGCTTGTTTTCACCGAGCACTGAATTATTATCAGGACGATGGAAGCAAGAGCATCAGCAATGGTTTACACCAAAAGAAGAGGAACACAGTTCTTGATATCATCAACAGTAATCCTGTTACCTTTTCAACGTCAATGTTCCGTCGGGGACTTTTTGGAGAATTCCCATCCTGGTTCAATCAGGTAAAATCAAATGATTTCGCTGTTAATGTGCTCAATGCAGAGCATGGGGATTTCTATTTCATGAATAAGATAATGACCGTTTACCGCCGGCACAGAGAAAGTGTATGGGGCATGTCCACCTTTGAGAAACAGGCACTTATTTCTGTTCGCAGCAGACAAATACTCATTGAACATTACAGGGGTAGAAATAAGGACATCTACAATAAACTGGTTGCAACATACACAAACGGCTGCATCCGCCTAGCCCAGCACTATCAGTCGGTGGGCAACACAGAAAAGCTCCATGAAATGGAAGAGCTGGTCCTGAAAGCCAACCCTTCGTTTACTATAGAGCAGGTGAAGGAGATGGAAAAGGTCAGAAGAAAAACAGCAAAAGAAAGAATAACACAACAGATATTCCGTTTGGTTAAAGCAACCAGACGGGAAATTTCAAAACTAATTCCATTACCCAAAATCTAA